A stretch of the Lactuca sativa cultivar Salinas chromosome 9, Lsat_Salinas_v11, whole genome shotgun sequence genome encodes the following:
- the LOC111888130 gene encoding probable amino acid permease 7, whose amino-acid sequence MAVELELQPLDSTNDKDDDNTIRTGTLWSTIAHIITAVIGSGVLSLAWSTAQLGWIGGPVALFCFAFVTYVSATLMSDCYRSPDPITGARNRSFTDAVRVILGEKQAWICGLLQYVSFYGTGIAYVVTTATCMRAIRKSGCYHTQGHDADCDYRGNIYMLLFGVVEVVMSQIPDFHSMVWVSVVAAAMSFCYASIGFGLGCAQVIENGKIAGSITGAPAASVAHKLWITFQALGDIAFAYPYAIILLEIQDTVKSPPAENQVAKRASAIAILLTTFFYLGCGCFGYAAFGNDTPGNLLTGFGFYEPYWLVDFANACIIIHLIGGYQLFSQPVFAFSERWFTGKFPNSGFLTKFYELKLPLLPAFRLNLFRLCFRTAYVASTTGIALVFPYFNEILGVLGALNLWPLAIYFPVEMYIVQRRVESWSRKWVVLEIFSGVLMVVSVVALVGSVAGLIEAKSK is encoded by the exons ATGGCGGTAGAACTTGAACTCCAACCTCTGGATTCCACCAACGACAAAGACGACGACAACACAATAAGAACTG GCACGTTATGGAGCACGATTGCACATATCATAACAGCGGTGATTGGCTCCGGTGTATTGTCGCTGGCTTGGAGCACGGCGCAGCTTGGTTGGATCGGAGGTCCGGTTGCGTTGTTCTGCTTTGCGTTTGTGACGTACGTCTCTGCCACTCTTATGTCAGATTGCTACCGGTCACCTGATCCGATCACCGGAGCTAGAAACCGGTCTTTTACAGATGCTGTCAGAGTTATCCTCGGTGAAAAACAAGCATGGATATGCGGTTTGCTTCAGTATGTGAGCTTTTATGGAACTGGGATTGCTTATGTGGTGACAACAGCGACGTGTATGAG GGCGATTCGTAAATCGGGTTGCTATCATACACAAGGACACGATGCTGATTGCGACTACAGAGGCAACATTTACATGTTGTTGTTCGGAGTGGTGGAGGTTGTAATGTCACAGATACCGGATTTCCATAGCATGGTGTGGGTGTCTGTTGTTGCAGCGGCGATGTCGTTTTGCTACGCTTCTATTGGTTTCGGGCTTGGTTGTGCTCAAGTTATTG AAAATGGTAAGATCGCCGGGAGCATCACCGGAGCTCCGGCTGCTAGTGTAGCTCACAAATTATGGATAACTTTTCAAGCACTTGGGGACATAGCATTCGCGTATCCATATGCTATTATCCTTTTAGAAATTCAG GATACTGTGAAGTCACCACCAGCGGAGAACCAGGTTGCAAAAAGGGCATCGGCGATTGCGATTCTGTTGACGACTTTTTTCTACCTTGGATGTGGATGCTTTGGATATGCAGCCTTTGGGAACGATACACCTGGAAATCTTTTGACAGGATTTGGATTTTACGAGCCTTATTGGCTTGTCGACTTTGCAAATGCATGCATTATAATACATCTGATCGGAGGATATCAA CTATTCAGCCAGCCAGTATTTGCGTTTTCCGAGAGATGGTTCACCGGAAAGTTCCCCAACAGTGGATTTCTGACGAAATTTTATGAACTGAAGCTGCCATTATTGCCGGCTTTTCGATTAAATCTGTTCAGGCTATGTTTCAGAACAGCCTACGTGGCATCAACCACCGGAATTGCGTTGGTGTTTCCATACTTCAATGAGATTTTGGGTGTGTTAGGAGCATTGAACCTGTGGCCATTGGCCATATATTTTCCGGTGGAGATGTATATAGTGCAACGAAGGGTGGAATCTTGGAGCAGAAAGTGGGTGGTTCTTGAAATATTCAGTGGCGTTTTGATGGTGGTGTCGGTGGTGGCTCTGGTTGGATCCGTAGCTGGACTCATTGAAGCAAAATCGAAGTAG